The DNA sequence TCGCCGGATAGCTGGAGACGAGAATCGTGTCGCCGCCGAACGGTTCGACCTTGATCCCGAGTTGCGCCAAGACGTCACTCTTCTCCAACACCATCGCCGCTTCGGAAGCCGGCAAATCGACCGGCTCCGGGACGAGCAACGCTTGGCTTTCGAGTTTGCCGTCGTTAATCTTCGCCCGCAGTTGTTCGTAAAGAATCCGTTCATGAAGGGCGTGCTGATCGATCACGAGCACCCCTTCATCGCTCTCGGCCAATAGATACCGATCGTGAACCTGAATGGCCCGCATCGGGTCGCGATAAAGCGCGGCCGGCTCTTGCGCAACGGCAAGCGATTCGTCGCGGCTCGCGGCGTTCGACTCAGGCGCGGTCTGCGTCGGACTTTCCGGACGAGTCGCGCTGCGGGCCATCGTCGAACTACCGAAATCGGGATACGGTCGAAACGGCGCGACCTTGTGCAAACCGAGCGGCATCCCAGGCGGCGCGGCCGAGAGGAGCGCGCCGGCTGTCGCACCGGAAGCGGAGTCGTCGAGATCCCACGGCGCGACGTTCGCGGCGATGCCCGCTGCCGGGCGATCGCCGGTCGCGGGCCCCCCTTGCGCCCAACGGACGAAATCTTGCCGAAGGCGGGCCGTTTGACTCGGGTCGTGAGCCGCGGAGTTCGCGTCGTCGGCAGGGCTCGGCAGAGCATCGGCCGTCGATTTCGCCGCGGGAACCGGTTCGAGTCGATGCGTGAGATCGGTCGCTAGGAACTTCGTGCGGAGCGTGCTCAGCAATTGGCTGTAGATCCGGCCGCCGTCTTGAAAGCGGACTTCCAGCTTCGTCGGATGGACGTTCACATCCACGGCGTCGGCCGGCATCTCGAAACGGAGAAACGTGATCGGGTATCTGCCCGTCAGGAGTAAGCCGCGATACGATTCGGTGAGCGCGTGCTGTAACGAACGATCGCGAATGAAGCGGCCGTTGAGAAACAAGTATTGCATCCGCGGATGCGAACGACTCTGACTTGGTCGGGCGACATGACCGTGCAAGCGAATGTCGCCGTCGCGGTTGTCGACCTGAATAAGATCCCGCGCCAGATCGTCGCCGAAGAAGAGCGCGATCCGCGATTCGACGTCTTGGCCTGACGGGAGATCGTAGACGACCCGTTCGTTGTGCCGGAGCATGAAACGAACTTGCGGATAAGCGAGCGCGAGCCGGGTGAAGGCTTCGGTGACATGCCCCATCTCGGTCTGAGCGGAGCGCATGAATTTGCGCCGCACCGGCGTGTTGTAAAACAGGTTGCGAATCTCGATCGTCGTGCCGGGCGACATGCCGCACGGAGCCGGATCGCCATGCACGCCGCCGACGACCTCGAGTTCCCAACCTTCGTCGCTCGTCGGCGTCCGGCTCTTGAGCAGGAACCGGCTGATCTCGGCGACGCTCGCCAACGCTTCGCCGCGAAAGCCGAACGTGTGGACGCGGAACAGATCGTCGGCATCGACGAGTTTGCTCGTCGCATGGCTGGCTACGGCGAGCGGCAGTTCTTCGCGCGGAATCCCGCCGCCGTCGTCGGCGACTCGAA is a window from the Planctomycetia bacterium genome containing:
- the mutL gene encoding DNA mismatch repair endonuclease MutL, which codes for MPILRLPTSVVNKIAAGEVIERPASVVKELAENSLDAGATRVEISVEQGGMELIRVADDGGGIPREELPLAVASHATSKLVDADDLFRVHTFGFRGEALASVAEISRFLLKSRTPTSDEGWELEVVGGVHGDPAPCGMSPGTTIEIRNLFYNTPVRRKFMRSAQTEMGHVTEAFTRLALAYPQVRFMLRHNERVVYDLPSGQDVESRIALFFGDDLARDLIQVDNRDGDIRLHGHVARPSQSRSHPRMQYLFLNGRFIRDRSLQHALTESYRGLLLTGRYPITFLRFEMPADAVDVNVHPTKLEVRFQDGGRIYSQLLSTLRTKFLATDLTHRLEPVPAAKSTADALPSPADDANSAAHDPSQTARLRQDFVRWAQGGPATGDRPAAGIAANVAPWDLDDSASGATAGALLSAAPPGMPLGLHKVAPFRPYPDFGSSTMARSATRPESPTQTAPESNAASRDESLAVAQEPAALYRDPMRAIQVHDRYLLAESDEGVLVIDQHALHERILYEQLRAKINDGKLESQALLVPEPVDLPASEAAMVLEKSDVLAQLGIKVEPFGGDTILVSSYPAMLAKVPAAEILRSVVDQLIVDGKVPQRRDLLDELLHMISCKAAIKAGDPLKQEEVAALLAQRHLVRDTHHCPHGRPTALVFTKEELDKQFKRT